From Oryza sativa Japonica Group chromosome 4, ASM3414082v1, one genomic window encodes:
- the LOC4337215 gene encoding ethylene-responsive transcription factor ERF008, translated as MQGEYHRSSSEDSAASAAAAAAAAAAAMAPLAAAAAAVAAKEEQAAAAAVLPLQQQQPRRQYRGVRMRKWGKWVAEIREPHKRTRIWLGSYATPVAAARAYDTAVFYLRGRSARLNFPEEISSLASLSEGGGASEPREPDGGTLSAASIRKKAIEVGSRVDALQTGMMVAPTTHHRERQKHHHHHHHHHPHLQPHGEEQHHHHEQKHQRTAWSGRAKNPDLNQAPSPENSDAE; from the coding sequence ATGCAGGGCGAGTACCACCGCTCCTCCAGCGAGGACTcggctgcttctgctgctgctgctgcggcggcggcggctgcggctatGGCTCCTCTcgccgcggctgcggcggcggttgctgccaaggaggagcaggcggcggcggcggcggtgctgccgctgcagcagcagcagccgaggCGGCAGTACCGTGGCGTGCGGATGCGGAAGTGGGGCAAGTGGGTGGCGGAGATCCGGGAGCCGCACAAGCGGACGCGCATCTGGCTGGGGTCGTACGCGAcgcccgtggcggcggcgcgcgcctacGACACGGCGGTGTTCTACCTCCGCGGGCGGTCGGCGCGGCTCAACTTCCCCGAGGAGATCTCCTCGCTGGCGTCGCTgtccgagggcggcggcgcgagcgagcCCCGCGAGCCCGACGGCGGCACGCTGTCCGCGGCCTCGATCCGGAAGAAGGCCATCGAGGTCGGCTCCCGCGTCGACGCGCTCCAGACCGGCATGATGGTCGCGCCGACGACCCACCACCGCGAGCGGCagaagcaccaccaccaccaccaccaccaccacccgcaccTGCAGCCGCACGGCGAGGagcaacaccaccaccacgagcAGAAGCACCAGCGGACGGCGTGGAGCGGCCGCGCCAAGAACCCGGATCTCAACCAGGCGCCAAGCCCGGAGAACTCCGACGCCGAGTAG